ATAAGTGCAAAAACTTGTCCTGAATTCTGAACCTGCGTTATGATGGATTATAACAGTGTATTTTGGAATATAATTCGTAGGACTATATATAAAATTGTCATTGAACACATGGAGGAATCTACATGACCACAGAACTTCAAGCATTAGGAGAAGCAATTGTCAGCAGGAAGCATGAAATCGCCAAAGCTGTCCACGAAGGCAGGTATTCTGAATCCGTTTTAACAGAAGCCCAGAAGTATGACCTTGGTAAAATTGAACAGCAAATCCTTGAGATCCGGGCGGACTTCATTGGATTATTCGGTGAAGCATTGATTGAGCATCAAGACCAGGAGAAGGCATTTGCTAATATTACAAACTGGGGTAAAGAAACTGGTGAATACATCTATAAGCTGGGTGCATCTCTTGATGAAGCACTTAAAGATACAAGCTTTTACCGTGAGCATATTTGGAAAGCAATCAAAGAAGAAGCAAAGGATATGCCTGCTTCTGTCATCTTTGGTGTTTTGGATATTATAGATCCATTGATGGACCATGCTATCTACAGCTTCAGCCTTACGTTCGTAGACGCGCACCAAAAGAGCCTTGAAAACGCAAAAACTGCATTGCTGGAACTGTCAGTACCAGTCGTTCCGTTAATGCCGGGAGTTGGAGTATTGCCTCTTGTTGGAAACGTAGATACTGAAAGGGCTCAGCTGTTGATGGAAGAAACACTGGACCAGGCTGTAAAACTCAAGCTTACTCACCTTATCTTTGATGTGTCCGGAGTCATGATCGTTGATACGATGGTTGCGGACCAGTTGTTCAAGGTAATCAGCGCTCTATCACTAGTTGGGGTAAAGACCATCATGACTGGCATCCGTCCAGAGGTTGCCCATACTATGGTGACGCTTGGACTCAACCTCGAAGGAATAATGGTTAAATCAAATCTTCATCAGGCATTCAAAGAGATTCAGACTCTGCAAAATGCATAA
This window of the Mesobacillus jeotgali genome carries:
- a CDS encoding STAS domain-containing protein translates to MTTELQALGEAIVSRKHEIAKAVHEGRYSESVLTEAQKYDLGKIEQQILEIRADFIGLFGEALIEHQDQEKAFANITNWGKETGEYIYKLGASLDEALKDTSFYREHIWKAIKEEAKDMPASVIFGVLDIIDPLMDHAIYSFSLTFVDAHQKSLENAKTALLELSVPVVPLMPGVGVLPLVGNVDTERAQLLMEETLDQAVKLKLTHLIFDVSGVMIVDTMVADQLFKVISALSLVGVKTIMTGIRPEVAHTMVTLGLNLEGIMVKSNLHQAFKEIQTLQNA